The Lentzea guizhouensis genome contains a region encoding:
- a CDS encoding S8 family serine peptidase: protein MAVAATVSLVAAGTSVAGAAPATAGQQQDTEYTVLLEDPGNRDFAIDAVHAAGGEVVRDNKAIGLLTVKAPANGFVEKVSASKDVVGAARSKPIGHSPAQNKAEKAKRDNVEKENTTSAPNKAPAASKSTAGMDPLDGDLWGLNLVRSNIARAKQAGDKRVYVGVLDTGVDGSHPDIAPNFNNELSRNFTVDIPNDSDGGEFDGPCEFRGCVDPANWDDGGHGTHVAGTIGAAANGFGISGVAPGVSLVNIRGGQDAGSFFLQPVVDAITYGADIGLDVINMSFYVDPWYMNCINDSTASAEEQLEQRTIISTVQRALNYAHRKGVTLIGAGGNNHEDLGKPRTDTASPNYPPGHARPRPIDNATCLNLPTEGNHVISVSALGPSTGKADYSNYGLEQTALSAPGGYFRDYFGTPWYRTNENMILSTYPRNVALAEGNIDEAGNITEKGLGAGVKKAVSGDKVGYYQFLQGTSMAAPHAAGVAALVVSQYGKKDKKNPGLTLDPDKVEKVLYKTAIQRACPNPRTVSYVNVGRTPEFDATCEGDAKFNGFYGHGIVDAYGAVTRGGQFI from the coding sequence ATGGCGGTGGCGGCAACGGTGTCGCTGGTCGCCGCGGGCACATCGGTGGCGGGGGCGGCGCCGGCCACGGCCGGGCAGCAGCAGGACACGGAGTACACCGTGCTGCTGGAGGACCCGGGCAACCGCGACTTCGCGATCGACGCCGTGCACGCGGCGGGCGGCGAGGTCGTGCGGGACAACAAGGCCATCGGCCTGCTGACCGTGAAGGCACCCGCCAACGGCTTCGTGGAGAAGGTCTCGGCGTCGAAGGACGTCGTCGGCGCCGCTCGGTCCAAGCCCATCGGACATTCACCCGCGCAGAACAAGGCCGAGAAGGCCAAGCGGGACAACGTGGAGAAGGAGAACACCACTTCCGCTCCGAACAAGGCACCCGCCGCGTCCAAGTCGACCGCGGGCATGGACCCGCTCGACGGCGACCTGTGGGGCCTGAACCTCGTCCGCTCGAACATCGCACGGGCCAAGCAGGCCGGTGACAAGCGGGTCTACGTCGGCGTCCTCGACACCGGTGTGGATGGCTCACACCCGGACATCGCGCCGAACTTCAACAACGAGCTGTCGCGCAACTTCACCGTCGACATCCCGAACGACTCCGACGGTGGCGAGTTCGACGGCCCGTGTGAGTTCCGCGGTTGTGTCGACCCGGCGAACTGGGACGACGGCGGCCACGGCACGCACGTCGCCGGCACGATCGGCGCCGCGGCCAACGGCTTCGGCATCTCCGGTGTCGCACCGGGCGTGTCGCTGGTCAACATCCGCGGTGGCCAGGACGCCGGTTCGTTCTTCCTGCAGCCGGTCGTCGACGCGATCACCTACGGCGCCGACATCGGCCTCGACGTGATCAACATGTCGTTCTACGTCGACCCGTGGTACATGAACTGCATCAACGACTCCACCGCCTCGGCGGAGGAGCAGCTGGAGCAGCGCACGATCATCTCGACCGTGCAGCGCGCGTTGAACTACGCGCACCGCAAGGGCGTCACGCTGATCGGCGCGGGCGGCAACAACCACGAGGACCTGGGCAAGCCGCGCACCGACACGGCGAGCCCGAACTACCCGCCGGGACACGCCCGTCCTCGCCCGATCGACAACGCCACCTGCCTGAACCTGCCGACCGAGGGCAACCACGTCATCTCGGTCTCGGCTCTGGGCCCGTCGACCGGTAAGGCCGACTACTCCAACTACGGCCTTGAGCAGACCGCGCTCTCGGCCCCCGGTGGCTACTTCCGCGACTACTTCGGCACGCCGTGGTACCGCACCAACGAGAACATGATCCTCTCGACGTACCCGCGCAACGTCGCCCTCGCCGAGGGCAACATCGACGAGGCCGGGAACATCACCGAGAAGGGTCTCGGCGCCGGCGTGAAGAAGGCCGTCTCCGGCGACAAGGTCGGCTACTACCAGTTCCTGCAGGGCACCTCGATGGCCGCCCCGCACGCCGCTGGTGTCGCCGCCCTGGTCGTGAGCCAGTACGGCAAGAAGGACAAGAAGAACCCCGGCCTGACGCTCGACCCCGACAAGGTCGAGAAGGTGCTCTACAAGACGGCGATCCAGCGCGCGTGCCCGAACCCGCGCACGGTGTCGTACGTCAACGTCGGCCGCACGCCGGAGTTCGACGCCACCTGTGAGGGTGACGCGAAGTTCAACGGCTTCTACGGTCACGGCATCGTGGACGCCTACGGCGCGGTGACCCGCGGCGGTCAGTTCATCTGA
- a CDS encoding chitosanase produces MQIVSSAENSTLDWRGQFGYIEDIDDGRGYTAGIIGFCSGTGDMLDLVELYQQRKPGNVLEKYLPALRRVNGSDSHAGLDPNYTRDWKTAAKDPAFKAAQESERDRVYFNPAVRQAKADGVRALGQFAYYDAIVMHGDGWGSLDFSGIRKRALAKAKPPSQGGNETTWLNAFLDARVWTMKQEPAHEDTTRVDTAQRVWLKAGNLDLNTPLRWKVYGQSFEIR; encoded by the coding sequence ATGCAAATCGTGTCCAGCGCGGAGAACTCCACTTTGGACTGGCGTGGCCAGTTCGGTTACATCGAGGACATCGACGACGGTCGCGGCTACACCGCCGGGATCATCGGTTTCTGCAGCGGCACCGGTGACATGCTCGACCTGGTGGAGCTGTACCAGCAGCGCAAGCCCGGCAACGTGCTGGAGAAGTACCTCCCCGCACTGCGCCGGGTGAACGGATCGGACTCGCACGCGGGCCTGGATCCCAACTACACCAGGGACTGGAAGACCGCCGCCAAGGACCCCGCGTTCAAGGCGGCCCAGGAGTCCGAACGCGACCGGGTCTACTTCAACCCGGCGGTGCGGCAGGCGAAGGCCGACGGCGTGCGCGCGCTCGGCCAGTTCGCCTACTACGACGCGATCGTCATGCACGGTGACGGGTGGGGCAGCCTCGACTTCTCCGGCATCCGCAAGCGGGCGCTGGCCAAGGCGAAGCCGCCGTCGCAGGGCGGCAACGAGACCACGTGGCTCAACGCCTTCCTGGACGCCCGCGTGTGGACGATGAAGCAGGAACCCGCACACGAGGACACCACCCGCGTCGACACGGCCCAGCGCGTGTGGCTGAAGGCCGGCAACCTCGACCTGAACACGCCGCTGAGGTGGAAGGTCTACGGCCAGAGCTTCGAGATCCGCTAG
- a CDS encoding ABC transporter substrate-binding protein, whose amino-acid sequence MRFTERFYLGIWPKPRALRHPAKWTDWLRPVAVLAVIALVVGAFTGGPWLWKRLSCKDGWLPTTDVWAAGGECVGLSAGAYDFDLAAFTNVLKVIEKQNASAAEVCDPKGTPVTVGVLLTMTDQYAGARAVHELEGMAAGQARANSTGCLHPLRLLVGNIGAYGPEQEAVEVARKLAGHPEVVAVAGIGLSHQRSAEIADLLAAEKIPMVSDLVTAEGFDQSGSTAQETDYSGCEPDTTYQNGVGRDHYYRVAYRGSEQIRSLGAALPGVRLDFIMVPTGGTDPYTCTALPLMHKQFGGTITEVKFDPDEASTVSQTAQRVCNVAKDVTVGYIARGRDLAMFLHSLDQEFTKGHCSASSITVVSTSDGQRVRAAELDPRLEDLRVQALSSPSFASGKLRLVSTLVGGADKPSPGNTGFTDFEKHFTGIGFDLAHTDAGWAVNGYDAVAVIEEAVNKLPVTREVQRSQVNTQISFVSSAETAVLGAGGPIVFDNDGNRVGSVPPVVRVCPLPPQNGTVGRVRSVTLQPGSPAPSC is encoded by the coding sequence GTGAGGTTCACCGAACGCTTCTACCTCGGGATCTGGCCCAAGCCGCGAGCGCTGCGGCACCCGGCGAAGTGGACGGACTGGCTGCGCCCGGTCGCCGTGCTGGCCGTGATCGCGCTCGTCGTCGGTGCGTTCACCGGTGGCCCGTGGCTGTGGAAGCGGTTGTCCTGCAAGGACGGCTGGCTGCCGACCACGGACGTGTGGGCGGCCGGCGGTGAGTGCGTCGGGCTCAGCGCCGGGGCCTACGACTTCGACCTGGCCGCGTTCACGAACGTGCTCAAGGTGATCGAGAAGCAGAACGCGTCGGCGGCCGAGGTGTGCGACCCGAAGGGCACCCCGGTCACCGTCGGCGTGCTGCTGACCATGACCGACCAGTACGCGGGCGCGCGGGCCGTGCACGAGCTGGAGGGCATGGCGGCCGGGCAGGCGCGCGCGAACAGCACCGGCTGCCTGCACCCGCTGCGGCTGCTGGTCGGCAACATCGGCGCGTACGGGCCGGAGCAGGAGGCCGTCGAGGTCGCCCGCAAGCTCGCCGGCCACCCCGAGGTCGTCGCCGTGGCCGGGATCGGGCTGAGCCACCAGCGTTCCGCCGAGATCGCCGACCTGCTGGCGGCGGAGAAGATCCCGATGGTCTCGGACCTGGTCACCGCGGAGGGCTTCGACCAGAGCGGTTCCACCGCGCAGGAGACCGACTACAGCGGGTGCGAGCCCGACACCACCTACCAGAACGGCGTGGGCCGCGACCACTACTACCGGGTGGCTTACCGCGGTTCCGAGCAGATCAGGTCGCTCGGCGCCGCGCTGCCCGGCGTCCGGCTCGACTTCATCATGGTGCCGACCGGCGGCACCGACCCGTACACCTGCACGGCGTTGCCGTTGATGCACAAGCAGTTCGGCGGCACCATCACCGAGGTCAAGTTCGACCCGGACGAGGCCAGCACGGTGTCCCAGACGGCACAACGGGTCTGCAACGTCGCCAAGGACGTGACGGTCGGCTACATCGCCCGCGGCCGCGACCTGGCGATGTTCCTGCACAGCCTCGACCAGGAGTTCACCAAGGGCCACTGCTCGGCGAGCTCCATCACGGTGGTGAGCACGTCGGACGGCCAGCGCGTGCGGGCGGCGGAGCTGGACCCGCGGCTGGAGGACCTGCGGGTGCAGGCGTTGTCCTCGCCGTCGTTCGCGTCCGGCAAGCTCCGCCTGGTGTCGACCCTGGTCGGCGGCGCGGACAAGCCGAGCCCCGGCAACACCGGCTTCACCGACTTCGAGAAGCACTTCACCGGCATCGGCTTCGACCTGGCGCACACGGATGCGGGCTGGGCGGTCAACGGCTACGACGCCGTGGCCGTGATCGAGGAGGCCGTGAACAAGCTGCCGGTCACCAGGGAGGTGCAGCGAAGCCAGGTGAACACCCAGATCAGCTTCGTCTCCTCAGCGGAGACGGCGGTGCTGGGCGCGGGCGGGCCGATCGTGTTCGACAACGACGGCAACCGGGTCGGCTCGGTACCGCCGGTCGTGCGGGTGTGCCCGTTGCCGCCGCAGAACGGGACGGTGGGCCGGGTCCGCAGCGTGACGCTGCAACCGGGCTCCCCCGCCCCCTCCTGCTGA